The Trichoderma atroviride chromosome 5, complete sequence genome contains a region encoding:
- a CDS encoding uncharacterized protein (EggNog:ENOG41~TransMembrane:12 (i60-77o101-118i130-150o156-179i191-212o224-246i301-320o332-355i367-385o391-412i424-441o453-474i)), which produces MSSDTMPVGGEAPSAKETTTGLEHKESIPDLSMEKGEVVHDEHVNTPEWRALEKKLVRKLDMTLLPVVWILYLFNYLDRNNIAQAKLNTFERDLKLHDDNFNTAVSILNVGYMLAQLPSNMLITRIRPSLYLPACVAVWSVVSAATAGAQNYGNLIVIRFFLGIVEAPFFPGAFYLLSCWYTRKELALRTAVLYSGLVLATAFSGLIAAGVFSGLDGARGIPGWRWLFIIDGAGSFFAAMVSFFLLPDYIESKTGSGKWLFTEEERELAAKRMALDRVSLPEADHSVWYGVRLALKDTRTWIFVLLLCSNHTAYGFNYFFPTIVNGFHIGSQTITLTLTAPPYLFGAAVSFLVAYSSDRHNERGYHICVPMAVASVGFIISAATLNIGARYFASFLYCSGAFAANAMVYSWAASTLNQTPEKRAAGTAIVNLLAQLGNIWSPYFFRPGDSPRYALAMILMMVFSFISIGCSLLLKFVLRRENKKILAEAEGTGQAVTLFTL; this is translated from the exons ATGTCCTCTGATACTATGCCCGTGGGTGGTGAAGCCCCATCCGCGAAGGAGACTACAACTGGCCTAGAGCATAAGGAGTCGATTCCCGATCTCAGCATGGAGAAAGGCGAAGTTGTTCATGACGAACATGTCAACACGCCAGAGTGGCGAGcgctcgagaagaagctggtccGCAAGCTTGACATGACTTTGCTGCCGGTAGTGTGGATCTTATACTTGTTCAACTACTTGGACAGGAACAACATCGC CCAAGCCAAGCTAAACACCTTTGAGAGAGACCTTAAGCTACACGATGACAATTTCAATACTGCTGTGTCTATCCTCAACGTCGG ATATATGCTTGCTCAACTACCATCCAACATGCTCATTACCCGCATTCGACCCAGTCTCTACCTGCCTGCCTGCGTCGCCGTATGGTCAGTCGTGTCTGCCGCCACAGCAGGTGCACAGAACTATGGAAATTTAATTGTGATTCGATTCTTCCTTGGCATTGTGGAAGCCCCTTTCTTCCCTGGA GCATTCTACCTCCTGTCCTGTTGGTACACGCGAAAAGAGTTGGCCTTACGTACCGCCGTCTTATACTCCGGACTGGTCCTTGCAACCGCATTTTCAGGCTTGATCGCAGCTGGTGTGTTCTCAGGCCTCGATGGGGCCCGAGGTATACCaggctggcggtggctcttcatcatcgacggtgcaggcagcttctttgctgcaATGGTCTCCTTTTTCCTGCTGCCAGATTATATCGAATCCAAAACTGGAAGTGGCAAGTGGCTCTTTACAGAGGAGGAGCGAGAATTGGCCGCGAAGAGAATGGCTCTGGATCGCGTATCATTGCCAGAGGCTGATCACTCTGTCTGGTATGGCGTACGGCTGGCTCTGAAAGACACTCGAACTTGGATATTC GTACTCCTTCTTTGCTCGAACCACACTGCCTACGGATTCAACTACTTCTTTCCCACCATTGTAAACGGCTTCCATATCGGCTCGCAGACAATCACTCTCACCCTCACAGCGCCTCCGTATCTCTTTGGTGCagctgtctcttttcttgttgcCTACTCCAGCGATCGCCATAACGAGAGAGGCTATCATATATGCGTTCCTATGGCCGTTGCATCCGTAggcttcatcatctcggCTGCCACTCTCAACATAGGTGCCCGCTACTTTGCGTCTTTCCTCTACTGTTCAGGCGCTTTCGCAGCGAATGCCATGGTCTACTCGTGGGCTGCAAGCACGCTGAACCAGACGCCGGAAAAGCGCGCGGCTGGAACAGCAATCGTCAACTTACTTGCCCAGCTCGGTAACATTTGGAGCCCATATTTCTTCCGTCCCGGCGATTCGCCACGGTATGCGCTTGCCATGATACTCATGatggttttttcttttattagtATCGGGTGCTCTTTGTTGCTCAAGTTTGTACTCCGaagagagaacaagaagatattggcagaagcagagggGACTGGGCAGGCTGTCACACTGTTTACTTTGTAG